A single genomic interval of Chloracidobacterium validum harbors:
- a CDS encoding ComEC/Rec2 family competence protein: protein MRAGQRRRQSQGGWRGGLLIVGGLGLVATAVWFLWQFRDRLTPAPTPITGKVLYVHAIDVGQGDSYLIVTPERKTVLIDAGLAESGARVTAFLRQQKISSLDLVIATHPHADHIGGMGYVLEAVSVKNVLDSGQEHTTLTYRRMLEAVKKHVGRLTIAKAGQQFNLDNGIVLSVLGPRQPWLQNVSGSDLNANSVVVRLDYGNFSMLFTGDAEDETEDRLLADGAPLQATVLKVAHHGSRHSTKDRFLREVKPTIAIISCGATNRYGHPTQATLDRLKRVGATVYRTDLHGDITIAANGTEYAVTTARQATPADIWRGRQPGTDNDSGDEMPRQRTGR from the coding sequence ATGCGCGCTGGTCAGCGCCGGCGTCAGTCACAAGGTGGCTGGCGGGGCGGTCTCCTCATTGTCGGCGGGCTGGGCCTCGTTGCCACCGCAGTCTGGTTCCTGTGGCAGTTTCGGGACAGACTGACCCCTGCGCCAACCCCGATCACGGGCAAGGTGTTGTATGTCCATGCCATTGATGTCGGGCAGGGGGATAGCTACCTGATTGTCACGCCGGAACGAAAGACCGTCTTGATTGACGCCGGTTTGGCGGAGTCGGGCGCGCGGGTGACAGCGTTTCTGCGTCAGCAGAAGATTTCGTCCCTGGACCTTGTGATTGCTACCCATCCCCATGCCGACCACATCGGCGGCATGGGTTACGTGCTTGAAGCGGTCAGTGTCAAAAACGTTCTCGACAGTGGACAGGAACACACGACGCTGACGTACCGCCGGATGCTCGAAGCCGTCAAAAAGCATGTCGGACGACTCACCATCGCCAAGGCCGGGCAACAATTCAACCTCGACAATGGGATCGTGCTGTCGGTGCTCGGCCCACGTCAACCGTGGCTCCAGAATGTCTCCGGCAGCGATCTCAACGCCAATTCGGTTGTCGTTCGGCTGGATTACGGTAACTTTTCCATGCTGTTTACTGGCGATGCGGAAGATGAGACCGAAGACCGTCTCCTGGCGGATGGCGCACCACTTCAGGCAACGGTTCTCAAGGTGGCGCATCACGGCTCGCGCCACTCGACTAAGGACCGGTTCTTGCGCGAGGTCAAGCCGACCATTGCCATCATCTCCTGTGGCGCAACCAACCGTTATGGACACCCGACCCAGGCGACGCTCGACCGCCTGAAGCGCGTTGGGGCGACCGTCTATCGCACCGATCTGCACGGCGACATCACGATTGCCGCGAATGGGACGGAATATGCCGTCACTACGGCGCGCCAAGCCACCCCGGCTGACATTTGGCGCGGCCGGCAGCCTGGTACCGACAACGATTCCGGCGACGAGATGCCCCGCCAACGCACCGGACGGTGA
- a CDS encoding tetratricopeptide repeat protein, with the protein MLTVLKFAKRPRTCWLLPVGVALLVYANTLANGFTYDDTPIIVNNPFIRSLVNIPNLFLAGYWDHRQAGLSNYRPLLTTTLALDYALWGLRPLGYHLVNVLLHAANVGWLFYLLRQYRVTPWAAGLAALVFAVHPVHTEAVANIIGRAELLGMFCGGAMWWSWLRARQALHQAGWWRALAVMAYLAAMLSKENMVVLPAGLWLAEMLRVRRRIRRSDWSVLWHVTLPHLWLAMAWLPYAGLRYLSEQGFRPMGALAGNPMSTQTLGERLVTMAGVSLEWYRLVTLGFPLKPWYDAHNLILVPVWDWRTILGGGITLGLVVGALAAVRRVPLLTFAVGFWFITLALVSNVIVPIWTAVGERWLYVPSVSYAIALSWALVRLGGCIGQSATTPWRLGTSVGLALVLLTSYAFGAARRNLDWRNDFVLFSRFMETDPQHPLPYTFLGNACQLADPAQARLYYEQALAREPRFFLALLGLAQLDLRSGRLEDAQATLAQMIATKPPEVVPLDADWGLAHALYARTLALQQNAASALEQISEARRYAPRDAPALTSCAIAYVTLGRLAEAEALLRDAIADGVDTATIRFNLGSVLLKQGNRAAAKQYFEAALRLDPSLSPARTALDTLRQP; encoded by the coding sequence ATGTTGACCGTACTGAAGTTCGCTAAGCGTCCACGGACCTGCTGGTTGCTCCCCGTCGGCGTGGCTCTGCTGGTCTATGCCAACACCTTGGCCAATGGCTTCACCTATGACGACACACCGATCATTGTCAACAACCCGTTCATCCGATCACTGGTGAATATTCCCAACTTGTTTCTAGCTGGGTACTGGGACCACCGACAAGCTGGGTTGAGCAACTACCGTCCACTTCTAACCACCACGCTCGCACTGGATTATGCCCTCTGGGGGCTGCGTCCCCTCGGCTACCACCTTGTGAATGTCTTGCTCCATGCCGCCAATGTGGGGTGGCTGTTTTACCTCCTCCGGCAGTACCGCGTGACGCCGTGGGCGGCTGGACTGGCGGCGCTGGTCTTTGCCGTGCATCCCGTACATACCGAAGCTGTGGCGAATATCATTGGGCGGGCCGAACTGCTGGGGATGTTTTGTGGTGGAGCGATGTGGTGGAGTTGGCTGCGCGCGCGTCAGGCGTTGCACCAGGCCGGATGGTGGCGGGCGTTGGCGGTGATGGCCTATCTGGCGGCTATGCTGTCAAAGGAAAACATGGTGGTTCTACCGGCCGGGCTGTGGCTCGCCGAGATGTTACGGGTCCGGCGCCGGATTCGGCGGAGCGACTGGTCGGTGCTGTGGCATGTGACGCTGCCACACCTCTGGTTGGCGATGGCCTGGCTACCCTACGCTGGGCTACGCTACTTGAGTGAGCAGGGATTTCGTCCGATGGGCGCACTGGCTGGCAACCCAATGTCCACCCAAACCCTGGGTGAACGCTTGGTCACTATGGCTGGCGTCTCGCTGGAATGGTACCGCCTTGTCACCCTGGGCTTTCCACTCAAACCTTGGTACGACGCTCATAACCTCATCTTGGTACCAGTCTGGGACTGGCGCACCATCCTTGGCGGAGGTATCACCCTGGGCTTGGTGGTTGGGGCGCTGGCGGCGGTGCGCCGGGTGCCGCTGCTGACCTTTGCAGTTGGCTTCTGGTTCATCACGCTCGCTCTGGTCAGTAACGTGATCGTACCGATTTGGACGGCCGTTGGCGAGCGCTGGCTCTATGTCCCGTCCGTGTCCTATGCCATTGCGCTGTCCTGGGCCTTGGTGCGGCTGGGGGGATGTATTGGTCAGTCGGCTACCACGCCCTGGCGGCTGGGAACCAGCGTTGGGCTAGCCCTGGTACTCTTGACGAGCTATGCCTTTGGAGCGGCCCGGCGCAACCTGGACTGGCGCAACGACTTCGTGTTGTTTTCGCGCTTCATGGAAACCGATCCCCAGCACCCATTGCCTTACACGTTCCTGGGCAATGCTTGTCAACTGGCCGATCCTGCACAAGCCCGCCTTTATTACGAGCAGGCACTGGCACGAGAGCCAAGGTTTTTCCTCGCTTTGCTCGGTTTGGCACAGCTTGACTTGCGAAGTGGGCGACTGGAAGACGCACAGGCGACCCTAGCGCAGATGATAGCAACCAAGCCTCCGGAAGTTGTCCCGCTAGATGCCGATTGGGGACTCGCGCATGCCCTCTATGCCCGGACGCTTGCCCTCCAACAGAATGCTGCCAGTGCGTTGGAGCAAATTAGTGAGGCGCGCCGGTACGCGCCACGAGATGCCCCAGCCCTCACCAGTTGCGCCATTGCCTATGTCACGCTGGGCCGGCTGGCCGAGGCAGAAGCGCTGCTGCGTGACGCCATCGCCGATGGCGTGGATACGGCAACCATTCGCTTCAACCTGGGTTCGGTCCTTCTCAAACAAGGCAATCGGGCTGCGGCCAAGCAATACTTCGAGGCGGCCTTGCGCCTTGACCCGAGTTTGTCACCAGCCCGCACCGCGCTCGATACCCTGCGCCAACCGTGA
- a CDS encoding DUF4351 domain-containing protein codes for MTDAAHHNAYDQAFKYLADADPRALLVLVGALPPDAPAAITPLARELITSTRIPDEIYLIESGEERWIAHIEVQTRYDPEIPQRLVDYADRLRIVHKNVPVRTFLVLLTARGSPDPIPTEATVELGQLRLSLRYGVVKLWELAAEQALATGQPALLPLVPLMRGEPVALAQAAERLRDVADAKQRQELQLHFLVLGGLRYDIEALIGVLGGAAMIRLEQLRESSVYQMILQEGHAEGLRQGLEQGLEQGLEQGLEQGLEQGLEQGREQGLAHERLLMTRLLQRKFGALPLETISRVQTLGRDALERLADDLFDLPDAEALAAWLNRMASDAR; via the coding sequence ATGACCGACGCGGCCCACCACAACGCCTACGACCAGGCCTTCAAGTACCTCGCCGATGCCGACCCCCGCGCCCTGCTGGTTCTCGTCGGCGCACTCCCACCCGATGCCCCGGCCGCCATCACCCCGCTGGCCAGGGAACTCATCACTTCCACCCGCATTCCCGATGAAATCTACTTGATTGAATCTGGGGAGGAGCGTTGGATTGCCCACATTGAAGTCCAAACTCGCTACGACCCGGAGATACCCCAGCGGCTGGTGGACTACGCCGACCGCTTGCGGATTGTCCACAAAAACGTGCCGGTGCGGACATTTCTGGTGCTGCTGACGGCACGGGGGAGCCCCGACCCCATCCCGACGGAAGCGACGGTTGAGCTGGGACAGTTACGCCTGAGCTTGAGGTATGGGGTGGTGAAGTTGTGGGAACTGGCGGCAGAGCAGGCGTTGGCAACCGGGCAACCGGCTTTGCTTCCGCTGGTGCCGCTCATGCGGGGTGAGCCGGTGGCGCTGGCGCAGGCGGCAGAGCGGTTGCGGGATGTAGCCGATGCCAAGCAGCGGCAGGAGCTACAGTTGCACTTTTTGGTACTGGGTGGACTTCGGTATGATATTGAGGCGCTAATTGGGGTCTTGGGAGGAGCGGCGATGATTCGATTGGAACAGCTACGGGAATCGAGTGTGTATCAGATGATCTTGCAGGAAGGTCATGCTGAAGGACTCCGGCAAGGGCTTGAACAAGGGCTTGAACAGGGACTCGAACAGGGACTCGAACAGGGACTCGAACAAGGACTCGAACAGGGGCGTGAGCAGGGGTTGGCTCACGAACGCCTCTTGATGACCCGCCTGCTGCAGCGCAAGTTTGGGGCGTTGCCGTTGGAAACCATCTCGCGTGTGCAGACCCTGGGACGCGATGCCCTCGAACGGCTGGCCGACGACCTCTTTGACCTTCCTGACGCAGAGGCTCTCGCGGCTTGGCTCAACCGCATGGCATCGGACGCGCGTTGA
- a CDS encoding MBL fold metallo-hydrolase, giving the protein MTSTAIPKYASAVILLRPDQAGDWRFFWAKRAEATPFLGGYHAFLGGRRDPEDSQVAVCHATDAEHAAQCACAAREVFEESGVLLAESRLTTTESRLAVRADLMAGRLTFAEVCARFAVTIDARRFIPAGRWVTPVGVPRRYDTTFFISQLDWQQEPHLWAEEMVDGQWVTPSEALAAWARGEVRLVPPTLHSVRSLFRWTSEAAAQQADFERLRFLFHDHPAAQGAPPEFIELAPGIVTFPVRTPTLPPATHTNCYVIGDRELVVIDPASPYSDEQARLDAYVTQLADQTGAAIREIWLTHHHPDHVGGAAHLSRRWNAPVAAHPLTAQLLGDEVCISRFLRDGDTVDVPAASTSVAYGVVPPAWPGWRLRAVFTPGHARGHLCFFEETTGILFSGDMVVGLGSVLIDPDEGDMADYLASLRRLLDLPVRLIAGGHGPALNEPRTVIHSYIAHRQQREASILAALREGKTTVPELVATVYAEMPAALHPLATRSVQSHLIKLLREGKVHRHANGSLKRI; this is encoded by the coding sequence ATGACATCTACTGCTATCCCAAAGTACGCATCGGCTGTGATCTTACTCCGGCCAGACCAGGCTGGCGACTGGCGCTTTTTCTGGGCCAAGCGGGCTGAAGCAACTCCGTTTCTAGGTGGCTACCATGCCTTTCTTGGCGGCCGCCGCGACCCCGAAGATAGCCAGGTGGCTGTCTGTCACGCGACTGACGCCGAACACGCCGCCCAGTGTGCCTGCGCCGCGCGGGAAGTCTTTGAGGAATCGGGTGTTCTGTTGGCCGAAAGCCGGCTGACGACGACTGAAAGCCGGCTGGCCGTTCGCGCTGACCTGATGGCCGGACGCCTGACGTTTGCGGAAGTTTGCGCGCGATTTGCCGTCACGATTGACGCGCGCCGCTTCATACCGGCCGGACGCTGGGTGACACCGGTGGGCGTGCCACGGCGCTATGACACCACGTTTTTCATCAGTCAACTCGACTGGCAACAGGAGCCGCACCTTTGGGCAGAGGAGATGGTTGATGGGCAATGGGTGACGCCGAGCGAGGCGCTCGCCGCTTGGGCGCGGGGCGAGGTACGGCTGGTGCCCCCGACACTCCACAGCGTGCGCAGTCTGTTTCGGTGGACTTCCGAAGCGGCTGCGCAACAAGCTGATTTTGAACGCTTACGCTTCCTCTTCCACGATCACCCGGCCGCGCAGGGTGCGCCACCGGAATTCATCGAACTGGCACCTGGAATTGTCACCTTTCCGGTCCGAACGCCAACACTGCCGCCAGCAACCCATACCAACTGCTATGTCATCGGCGACCGGGAACTCGTGGTGATTGACCCGGCGTCCCCCTATTCTGATGAACAGGCTCGGCTGGACGCCTACGTGACCCAGCTCGCTGACCAGACTGGAGCAGCGATTCGGGAAATTTGGCTAACGCACCACCACCCAGACCATGTTGGTGGCGCGGCACATTTGAGTCGGCGCTGGAACGCACCGGTAGCTGCGCATCCCCTCACTGCGCAACTGTTGGGTGATGAGGTGTGCATCTCAAGGTTTCTCCGGGATGGCGATACGGTTGACGTGCCGGCCGCGTCAACCTCGGTGGCGTATGGCGTTGTGCCACCAGCCTGGCCGGGATGGCGGCTTCGCGCCGTATTCACGCCCGGCCATGCCCGCGGCCATCTGTGCTTTTTCGAGGAAACGACCGGCATCTTGTTTAGTGGCGACATGGTGGTTGGCCTGGGGAGCGTCCTGATTGACCCCGATGAGGGTGACATGGCCGATTATTTGGCTTCACTACGGCGATTGCTGGATTTGCCAGTCCGCTTGATTGCCGGGGGTCACGGGCCGGCGCTGAACGAGCCGCGCACTGTCATCCACAGTTACATCGCGCACCGCCAGCAACGCGAAGCCAGCATTCTGGCGGCGCTCCGGGAAGGAAAAACGACTGTGCCGGAGCTAGTGGCGACGGTCTATGCCGAGATGCCGGCCGCGCTACACCCCTTGGCGACGCGCTCCGTCCAGTCCCACCTCATCAAGTTGCTTCGGGAAGGTAAGGTTCACCGACACGCCAACGGAAGCCTGAAGCGCATCTAG
- a CDS encoding energy transducer TonB — translation MRRRLFFSCVWLAGFVLYGQAQEQKPFTVAVLPPHITDEVGGVSADTVLDVVEQALARQGLGVLPRARTRSAAPPVADLNFNPTCIEAQALGARVGSEGYVLVALRRGERSAPNRQTVIGGSLHLFAVATRTGQLVASEHLDFTESELGFLPTVAPLVTTAAGKLSAGWRTIQTQLLGSAGQTATCQADVDFRLADSPPGVTPPVPLVRPRPEPTNLARVAGVSATVGAEVHLTADGQVCEVMITRWAGYGLEAAVEKALRAARFKPATRDGQPISARFLAEFNFRTVGSSLPAKPNQTFISSEFGLAHTPPRVACLSPMPPPRTATSSAHRVTWFLRPSSRLLGEHRHVCTGGQRPNSPVDHQSLR, via the coding sequence ATGCGCCGGCGGCTGTTTTTTTCTTGCGTCTGGTTGGCAGGGTTCGTTCTTTATGGGCAAGCCCAAGAGCAAAAACCATTTACCGTAGCCGTACTTCCTCCACACATCACAGACGAAGTTGGCGGGGTCTCGGCGGACACCGTGCTCGATGTGGTCGAGCAGGCTCTGGCTCGCCAGGGGTTAGGCGTACTGCCGCGCGCGCGAACCCGTTCAGCCGCGCCACCGGTTGCCGACCTCAACTTCAATCCAACCTGCATCGAAGCGCAGGCGCTTGGTGCGCGCGTCGGGAGCGAAGGTTACGTCCTGGTGGCGTTGCGCCGCGGCGAACGCAGCGCGCCCAACCGCCAAACCGTCATTGGCGGTTCACTGCATCTGTTCGCCGTGGCTACCCGCACCGGACAGCTTGTTGCCAGCGAGCATCTTGACTTCACCGAAAGCGAGCTGGGGTTTCTTCCGACCGTAGCGCCACTGGTGACAACCGCAGCCGGAAAACTGAGTGCCGGCTGGCGGACGATACAGACCCAGCTTTTGGGTTCGGCCGGGCAAACTGCCACCTGCCAAGCAGATGTGGATTTCCGCCTGGCCGACTCGCCGCCCGGCGTAACGCCGCCGGTTCCACTGGTGCGCCCCCGCCCCGAACCAACGAACCTAGCTCGTGTCGCCGGAGTGTCCGCTACGGTCGGGGCAGAGGTCCACCTCACTGCGGACGGACAAGTTTGCGAAGTTATGATCACCCGATGGGCCGGCTACGGGCTTGAAGCTGCAGTTGAGAAGGCATTGCGAGCGGCTCGGTTCAAGCCTGCCACACGCGATGGTCAACCGATATCGGCGCGATTCCTGGCGGAGTTCAATTTTCGTACCGTAGGGTCTTCGCTGCCAGCAAAACCAAACCAGACCTTCATATCGAGCGAGTTCGGGCTTGCACACACGCCGCCAAGGGTGGCTTGCCTCTCACCCATGCCCCCCCCAAGGACAGCCACATCTTCGGCACATCGGGTCACGTGGTTTTTGCGCCCAAGCTCGCGTTTGCTGGGAGAACACCGCCATGTCTGCACCGGCGGCCAGCGTCCCAACTCACCGGTTGACCATCAAAGCCTTCGCTAA
- a CDS encoding WD40 repeat domain-containing protein: MPLPSLSDFLKSTMRELATRWQVALDDHVLALHWAPDGDWLAVLSSAGTLVVLDGATDAIRWSRAAHSVGGMALHGAPDGVWLATGGQDGRARIWHAATGELAADLPAGASWVERVVWSPPYPDGKPVMLASAAGKCLRFWTPAGDVVSEHTRHTSTITDMQWHPARRCLVTSSYGLLTVWQPGETTPGEVFAWKGSHLTVRWRPDGKYLVVGDQDATIHVWDTTTGEDLMMSGYATKVRELAWHPRGRFLATGGGSAVTIWDFSGRGPAGSTPVVLEGHAGLVTALAYRPDGKALASGGTDGLLLWRPPEKPGRPTTPVGRYTLPEGVTVLDWHPTGMWLAVGSPQGLVVALSGEPA, from the coding sequence ATGCCGTTGCCTTCGCTGAGCGATTTTCTGAAAAGCACGATGCGCGAGCTTGCCACCCGTTGGCAGGTGGCGCTCGATGACCACGTGCTGGCCCTGCACTGGGCGCCGGATGGGGATTGGCTGGCGGTACTTTCATCCGCTGGGACGCTCGTCGTACTGGACGGCGCGACGGATGCCATCCGGTGGTCGCGCGCTGCCCACTCGGTCGGCGGCATGGCGCTGCATGGCGCGCCGGATGGCGTCTGGCTGGCAACCGGTGGTCAGGACGGCCGCGCGCGTATCTGGCACGCGGCGACCGGCGAACTGGCGGCTGACCTGCCGGCCGGCGCAAGCTGGGTGGAGCGAGTTGTCTGGAGTCCGCCATACCCGGACGGCAAACCGGTGATGCTCGCCTCGGCGGCCGGCAAGTGCCTGCGCTTCTGGACGCCTGCCGGGGACGTGGTGAGCGAACACACGCGCCATACCAGCACGATTACCGATATGCAGTGGCATCCGGCGCGGCGGTGCCTGGTCACGTCCAGTTACGGGCTGCTCACGGTTTGGCAGCCTGGCGAAACGACGCCCGGCGAAGTCTTTGCCTGGAAGGGTTCGCATCTGACCGTCCGCTGGCGACCGGATGGCAAGTATCTCGTGGTCGGCGACCAGGATGCCACCATTCATGTCTGGGATACGACAACCGGTGAAGACCTAATGATGTCGGGCTATGCCACCAAAGTCCGCGAGCTGGCCTGGCATCCACGCGGGCGGTTTCTGGCGACGGGTGGCGGTTCGGCCGTCACGATTTGGGACTTTTCAGGGCGCGGCCCGGCAGGTTCGACGCCGGTCGTGCTAGAAGGACATGCGGGATTGGTAACGGCGCTGGCCTATCGTCCCGATGGCAAGGCGCTGGCCTCGGGGGGCACGGATGGGTTGCTGCTGTGGCGTCCACCGGAAAAGCCGGGTCGTCCGACAACACCGGTCGGACGCTACACCTTGCCGGAGGGCGTGACCGTCCTGGACTGGCACCCCACCGGAATGTGGCTTGCCGTCGGGAGTCCACAAGGTCTGGTTGTGGCGCTCTCTGGCGAGCCGGCTTGA
- a CDS encoding pyridoxal phosphate-dependent aminotransferase has protein sequence MVTFRRALRLDHMQSSSTMAATAAAARLRAQGHAVIDLGAGEPDFDTPENIRQAAIQALNEGKTRYTPASGTTELKQAIADYIAHETGTRYPLSSVIVSAGGKQTLFNALVSILNPGDEVIIPAPYWVTFPEIVAFCGGVSVFIPTHEHGFQLTADMIERVLTPRTKVVIVNSPSNPSGVVIAPDAIRQIAELCAARDLWLISDECYYKFVYPPARPFSAASLPPELRERVLVSGSLSKTYAMTGWRIGYALAHPDWIAEMTKVQSHSTSNPTTFAQWAAIEALRGSQASVATMLAEYQARRDWIVPALAALPGARCRQPEGAFYAFPDVSGVLERAGIRDVDFAQRLLEEAHVVVTAGSAFGADGYLRISYANSLENIRRGIENIHALIKRLG, from the coding sequence ATGGTTACGTTTCGACGCGCCCTGCGGCTCGACCACATGCAATCTTCCTCGACGATGGCCGCGACGGCCGCCGCCGCGCGGCTGCGCGCCCAGGGACACGCAGTGATTGACTTGGGCGCGGGCGAGCCAGATTTCGACACGCCCGAAAACATCCGCCAGGCGGCCATCCAGGCGCTCAACGAAGGCAAGACCCGCTACACGCCGGCATCGGGGACAACCGAACTCAAGCAGGCCATTGCGGATTACATCGCCCACGAAACCGGGACGCGATACCCCCTCAGCTCGGTCATCGTCTCGGCCGGTGGCAAGCAGACGCTCTTCAATGCCCTCGTGAGCATCCTGAACCCCGGCGACGAAGTCATCATTCCGGCGCCATACTGGGTCACGTTTCCTGAAATCGTAGCGTTTTGCGGTGGGGTCAGCGTGTTCATTCCAACCCACGAGCACGGTTTTCAGCTCACGGCCGACATGATCGAGCGCGTTCTGACGCCACGCACCAAAGTTGTCATCGTCAACTCGCCGTCCAACCCGTCTGGCGTGGTCATCGCGCCGGATGCCATCCGCCAGATTGCCGAACTGTGCGCGGCGCGCGACCTGTGGCTGATTTCCGACGAGTGCTATTACAAGTTTGTCTATCCACCGGCGCGTCCCTTTTCGGCCGCCAGTCTGCCACCGGAGCTACGGGAGCGGGTCCTGGTCTCCGGCTCGCTTTCAAAGACCTACGCCATGACCGGTTGGCGGATTGGCTATGCGCTGGCGCACCCTGACTGGATTGCCGAAATGACCAAGGTGCAAAGCCACTCGACCTCCAATCCGACGACCTTTGCCCAGTGGGCGGCCATTGAAGCCCTCCGGGGAAGCCAGGCTTCCGTGGCAACCATGCTGGCCGAATATCAAGCCCGGCGCGATTGGATCGTTCCGGCACTGGCGGCGCTGCCGGGCGCGCGCTGTCGCCAACCGGAAGGCGCGTTCTATGCCTTCCCCGATGTTTCCGGCGTCCTTGAACGGGCCGGAATCCGCGATGTGGATTTCGCCCAACGGCTGCTGGAAGAAGCCCATGTCGTGGTAACGGCCGGCTCAGCCTTTGGCGCCGATGGTTATTTGCGCATCTCCTATGCCAACTCACTCGAAAACATTCGGCGCGGCATTGAAAATATCCACGCCTTGATCAAGCGGCTCGGCTAG
- a CDS encoding DUF937 domain-containing protein, giving the protein MSDLIGGLLQQLAGPALSRLSQTIGADEAATSKAVAVAVPLLVGALARNTVQPEGAQALHQAVVKDHDGSILDDVVGFLGGGQAGSGAGILRHVLGEQRPAVEQNLAQAAGLAPTAAGQMLELLAPVVMGWIGLTQRQQGLDASGVANLLSGQAKATPGNVLGALNTLLDADKDGSALDDVARFAMGFFKRK; this is encoded by the coding sequence ATGAGTGACCTTATCGGCGGTTTACTTCAACAGTTAGCCGGCCCGGCCCTGTCTCGATTGAGCCAAACCATCGGGGCCGACGAAGCCGCCACCAGCAAGGCCGTCGCCGTCGCTGTGCCGTTGCTGGTAGGCGCACTGGCGCGCAACACTGTTCAGCCAGAAGGCGCGCAGGCGCTGCACCAAGCCGTGGTCAAAGACCACGACGGCAGCATCCTCGATGATGTCGTCGGTTTCTTGGGCGGGGGTCAAGCCGGGAGTGGGGCCGGTATTTTGCGCCACGTTCTCGGAGAACAACGCCCAGCCGTAGAGCAAAACCTTGCGCAGGCGGCCGGACTGGCCCCAACTGCCGCCGGGCAGATGCTCGAACTGCTCGCCCCGGTCGTCATGGGGTGGATCGGTTTGACCCAGCGCCAGCAGGGCCTCGATGCCAGCGGCGTGGCGAACCTGCTTTCAGGACAAGCGAAAGCCACCCCAGGCAACGTTCTGGGCGCGCTCAACACGCTGCTGGATGCCGACAAGGACGGTTCCGCGCTCGATGACGTCGCCCGCTTCGCCATGGGCTTCTTCAAAAGAAAGTGA